The Pseudoalteromonas arctica A 37-1-2 genome includes a region encoding these proteins:
- a CDS encoding integron integrase → MKTKSPFLNSIINYMYSHHYAKKSIETYVFWITAYIHFHNKRHPTSMGNNEVEIFLNHLTVTKKVAARTQATALNALAFLYKHIIKNELSLDLNFVKSNRQQKLPVVLTQTEVLLFFRNINKRHYLIASLLYGSGLRLMEAVKIRVQDIDFDYKNIRIWNGKGNKNRIVTLAEELIPMLRNQIIQVDEYLQLDLKNDAYAGVWMPHRLSKKYPSANKSLQWQFLFPSHKLSTDPETGEIRRHHLDHSGVRKSVKLSSAKAEINKHVTPHTLRHSFATHLLQSGADIRTVQTQLGHSDVRTTQIIPAVLN, encoded by the coding sequence ATGAAAACTAAATCCCCTTTTCTTAATAGTATTATCAACTATATGTATAGCCATCACTACGCTAAAAAATCTATTGAAACTTATGTATTTTGGATTACTGCCTATATCCATTTTCATAATAAGCGGCACCCTACCAGTATGGGCAATAATGAAGTTGAAATATTTTTAAATCACTTAACAGTCACTAAAAAAGTGGCAGCGAGAACACAAGCAACCGCTTTAAATGCACTTGCTTTTTTATATAAACATATTATCAAGAATGAGCTCTCATTAGATTTAAATTTCGTTAAAAGTAACCGCCAACAGAAACTTCCTGTCGTACTTACACAAACTGAGGTATTGCTATTTTTTAGAAATATAAATAAACGACATTATTTGATAGCAAGCTTGCTATATGGAAGTGGTTTACGGCTGATGGAAGCAGTAAAAATAAGAGTTCAAGATATTGACTTCGACTATAAAAACATACGCATTTGGAACGGTAAGGGTAATAAAAATCGTATTGTGACACTTGCTGAAGAATTAATACCAATGCTAAGAAATCAAATAATTCAAGTTGATGAATATTTACAGTTAGATTTAAAAAATGATGCGTACGCCGGTGTATGGATGCCTCATCGACTTAGTAAAAAATACCCAAGCGCTAATAAGTCTTTACAATGGCAGTTTTTGTTCCCATCACATAAATTAAGTACGGACCCTGAAACAGGAGAAATAAGACGTCACCACTTAGATCATTCAGGGGTAAGAAAGTCAGTTAAACTATCTTCAGCAAAAGCTGAAATTAACAAACACGTTACGCCACATACTTTGCGTCACTCTTTCGCTACGCACTTGCTGCAAAGCGGCGCTGATATCCGCACAGTACAAACACAACTAGGCCATAGTGATGTGCGTACTACGCAAATAATACCCGCTGTATTGAATTAG
- a CDS encoding acyl-CoA dehydrogenase translates to MSLRTKLKKVLPSISITEQEALDAGDVWLEGSIYQGKPDFSALRDVPAATLSADEQAFLDGPVKELLGMIDDSVIQNGIHLPNDILEFLKKERFFSLIIPKSFGGLEFSPYANSTIVGTIATKSSAVAVTVMVPNSLGPGELLLHFGTQEQQAHYLPRLANGTDIPCFALTSPEAGSDAGGIPDIGTVTKGMYKGEEVLGLEITWDKRYITLAPIATVLGLAFKVMDPDGLLGGKESLGITCALIPKEHPGVELGNRHDPMGIRFYNGTTRGNKVFVPMDFVIGGQKNIGRGWQMLVSCLGAGRGISLPALGVSTAQVAFKSASEYAAVREQFGLAIGQFEGIQEKLADIAGKTYLQEAMRVLTTEGLGMGLKPSVVTAIAKYHMTELGRDVLDSAMDIQAGKAIQNGPQNTLASGYVAQPIAITVEGANILTRNLMIFGQGVMRCHPYLQSMVESIHSEDKGADKEFNGILRKTIGYSTANSFRAFRLGVLPFTASANSELPEVRDYEKAVHKLSAKLAVYADFSLLVLGGKLKQAEMLSARLGDVMSFLYAAMASIKYYEQKVSSSDREQAAPYFHYATRFALQSAEEALHKFLDNFPASGTRKFIRFITMNYSTKMPKISDDLIRELAKQAQLDTAFKAQITHLVKPVVGDGHHINEQAYKAKMASLGELAKVKKALRAKVIKPGIRFNITLDNALAANVITQAEHVQLIDYNIKREKAIRVDEFDFDMNLLDDNAQPINPLKSVVNQ, encoded by the coding sequence ATGAGTTTACGTACAAAACTAAAAAAAGTATTACCAAGTATTTCTATCACAGAACAAGAAGCGCTAGACGCGGGTGATGTATGGCTTGAAGGTTCTATCTACCAAGGTAAACCTGATTTCAGTGCACTTCGCGACGTACCTGCTGCTACATTAAGCGCAGACGAGCAAGCATTCTTAGACGGTCCAGTAAAAGAACTGCTGGGCATGATTGACGATTCAGTGATTCAAAACGGCATTCATTTACCAAATGACATCTTAGAATTTTTGAAAAAAGAGCGTTTTTTCTCGCTTATCATTCCTAAGTCGTTTGGTGGTTTAGAGTTTAGCCCTTATGCAAACTCTACTATTGTTGGCACAATTGCGACTAAAAGCTCAGCAGTTGCGGTAACCGTAATGGTTCCTAACTCGTTAGGCCCGGGTGAGCTATTACTTCACTTTGGTACGCAAGAACAACAAGCACATTACCTACCACGCCTAGCAAATGGTACAGACATTCCATGTTTTGCATTAACAAGCCCAGAAGCGGGTTCTGATGCAGGTGGCATTCCAGACATTGGTACAGTTACTAAAGGCATGTATAAAGGCGAAGAAGTACTTGGCCTTGAGATCACATGGGACAAGCGCTACATAACGCTTGCACCTATTGCTACCGTACTTGGTTTAGCTTTTAAAGTAATGGACCCTGATGGTTTATTAGGTGGTAAAGAAAGCTTAGGTATTACCTGTGCACTTATTCCTAAAGAGCACCCAGGTGTAGAGCTTGGTAATCGCCACGACCCAATGGGTATTCGTTTTTACAACGGTACTACACGTGGTAACAAAGTATTTGTACCAATGGATTTTGTTATTGGTGGACAGAAAAATATCGGCCGTGGTTGGCAAATGCTGGTTAGCTGTTTAGGTGCTGGCCGTGGTATTTCATTACCTGCGCTAGGTGTTAGTACAGCACAAGTTGCATTTAAATCAGCATCTGAATACGCAGCAGTGCGTGAACAGTTTGGTTTAGCCATTGGCCAGTTTGAAGGTATTCAAGAAAAACTAGCTGACATTGCAGGTAAAACATACCTACAAGAAGCAATGCGCGTACTTACAACTGAAGGCTTAGGCATGGGCTTAAAACCATCAGTAGTAACTGCAATCGCTAAATACCACATGACAGAGCTTGGTCGCGACGTGCTTGATTCAGCAATGGATATTCAAGCGGGTAAAGCGATTCAAAATGGTCCACAAAATACATTAGCAAGTGGTTATGTTGCTCAGCCGATTGCCATTACGGTAGAAGGCGCGAACATTCTTACACGTAACCTAATGATATTTGGTCAAGGTGTTATGCGTTGTCACCCATATTTACAATCTATGGTTGAATCTATCCATAGTGAAGATAAAGGCGCAGATAAAGAATTTAACGGCATTTTACGTAAAACAATTGGTTACAGCACAGCAAACAGCTTCCGTGCTTTTCGCCTTGGTGTTTTACCATTTACAGCAAGTGCAAACTCTGAATTACCAGAAGTACGTGACTACGAAAAAGCAGTACATAAATTATCTGCAAAACTTGCAGTGTACGCAGACTTTTCGTTACTGGTACTTGGCGGTAAGTTAAAACAAGCAGAAATGCTATCGGCACGTTTAGGCGATGTAATGAGCTTCTTATATGCAGCTATGGCATCAATTAAATATTACGAGCAAAAAGTATCAAGTAGTGACCGTGAGCAAGCTGCACCGTATTTCCATTACGCGACTCGTTTTGCACTTCAAAGTGCTGAAGAAGCATTGCATAAGTTTTTAGATAACTTCCCTGCAAGTGGTACACGTAAGTTTATTCGTTTCATTACAATGAACTACTCAACTAAAATGCCAAAAATTAGCGACGATTTAATCCGCGAACTAGCTAAGCAAGCTCAGCTAGATACCGCATTTAAAGCGCAAATCACGCATTTAGTTAAACCAGTAGTGGGCGATGGCCATCATATTAATGAGCAAGCTTACAAAGCTAAAATGGCATCACTTGGCGAGCTGGCTAAAGTTAAAAAAGCACTACGTGCTAAAGTAATTAAACCAGGTATACGCTTTAACATCACGCTTGATAACGCACTAGCGGCAAACGTAATCACGCAAGCTGAACACGTTCAGTTAATTGATTACAACATCAAACGTGAAAAAGCGATTCGTGTAGATGAGTTCGATTTTGATATGAACCTACTAGACGATAACGCACAGCCGATTAACCCGCTTAAAAGTGTAGTTAATCAGTAA
- a CDS encoding tyrosine-type recombinase/integrase has product MNTLIEQVKIEIAYRGYSQSTCKSYCEHLLKLSHYFNKPLDLITDDELNIFFKDPAIRKLSRASQKIQINSIWFLFKNILHRPLNLDIALPKAKPRAPTYLSRDDIRRLIESCTDMRLKTLIVVCYGCGLRIGELLRIKVQDIDGQRKTILIEHGKGDKSRYVVVSDSVLNQLRCYWKMYHPTGWMFYSRWLMDKPMSPSSFRKALKKHAQMCGLKHCNPHVLRHAYATHQLELGMPLHQLQHQLGHSDIRTTQSYLHWLPELGHGGIDLLASWGNQ; this is encoded by the coding sequence ATGAATACACTCATTGAACAAGTCAAAATTGAAATAGCCTACCGTGGTTATTCACAAAGTACCTGTAAAAGTTACTGCGAGCATTTACTTAAACTCAGCCATTATTTTAATAAACCACTCGATTTAATTACTGATGATGAGCTGAATATCTTTTTTAAAGATCCCGCCATTCGCAAGCTCTCCAGAGCGAGTCAAAAAATACAAATAAACAGCATTTGGTTTTTGTTTAAGAATATTTTACACCGCCCACTGAACTTAGACATAGCCTTGCCTAAAGCAAAACCTCGGGCACCTACTTATTTATCGCGTGATGATATTCGACGACTTATAGAAAGTTGCACGGATATGCGCTTAAAAACATTGATAGTGGTGTGTTATGGATGTGGTTTGCGTATTGGCGAACTGCTGCGCATCAAAGTGCAAGACATCGATGGACAGCGTAAAACCATTTTAATTGAACATGGTAAAGGAGATAAGTCACGCTATGTTGTTGTATCAGATAGCGTGCTAAATCAATTACGTTGCTATTGGAAAATGTATCACCCAACGGGCTGGATGTTTTATTCACGATGGTTAATGGATAAACCTATGTCACCCTCAAGCTTCAGAAAGGCATTGAAAAAACATGCACAAATGTGTGGTTTAAAGCACTGTAATCCACATGTATTACGCCATGCTTATGCAACACATCAACTTGAGTTAGGGATGCCGCTTCATCAACTTCAACATCAGCTTGGTCACAGTGACATTAGAACCACGCAAAGTTACTTACACTGGTTACCTGAATTAGGGCATGGTGGTATTGATTTACTCGCAAGTTGGGGAAACCAATGA
- a CDS encoding efflux RND transporter periplasmic adaptor subunit encodes MNKHLIAAALTAASLTLAGCADESTAQSAPAQQLQPIDVAQVLVKPVQSWHTYTTRLESPQEVALMPRVSGIIDSIEFKEGDVVKEGDVLFQLDARPFAAVVASLKAQINSAEAALEQAKSEDKRAVRLLDRKAISTEQAQARTSTLRQREAQLSALQAQLTSAELDLEFTSVVSPIDGIISRANITKGNNILAGQSVLTSIVSNQAMYAYFDVDERTWNSSFNDVTAASHQTVVMQKVGQSDFAYKGYINFIDNQINSSTGTLRVRAVFNEDSNQLRAGSFARIKLAANSISDAIIIPERAIGTDLKNRFVLTVGENNVLEYKLITTGERYGALRAVTSGLNEGDVIAVNGPARVGPGMPISPQTVTIDTSGVAFTLLNDNAQLVAKQ; translated from the coding sequence ATGAACAAACATCTAATTGCTGCTGCACTTACTGCGGCATCTTTAACACTTGCGGGTTGTGCTGATGAGAGCACAGCTCAATCAGCACCTGCACAGCAACTTCAACCAATTGATGTAGCACAGGTGCTTGTTAAGCCGGTACAAAGCTGGCACACATATACAACTCGTTTAGAGTCTCCACAAGAAGTTGCTTTAATGCCGCGTGTATCGGGAATCATCGATAGCATTGAATTTAAAGAAGGTGACGTGGTTAAAGAAGGCGATGTTTTATTTCAATTAGATGCTCGCCCATTTGCTGCTGTGGTTGCTAGCTTAAAAGCGCAAATCAACAGTGCAGAAGCTGCCTTAGAGCAAGCTAAAAGTGAAGACAAACGTGCGGTACGCTTATTAGACCGTAAGGCAATCTCAACTGAGCAAGCACAAGCGCGTACTTCAACACTACGCCAACGCGAAGCACAGCTTTCTGCACTTCAAGCACAACTTACTTCAGCAGAGCTTGATTTAGAGTTTACGTCAGTAGTATCACCAATTGATGGCATTATTTCTCGCGCAAATATTACTAAAGGTAATAACATACTTGCGGGTCAAAGCGTATTAACGTCAATTGTTTCAAACCAAGCTATGTACGCTTATTTTGATGTTGATGAACGCACATGGAATAGCTCTTTTAATGATGTTACTGCTGCGAGCCATCAAACTGTTGTAATGCAAAAAGTGGGTCAAAGCGATTTTGCATACAAAGGCTACATTAACTTTATTGATAACCAAATTAATTCATCAACGGGCACATTACGTGTACGTGCAGTATTTAATGAAGACAGCAACCAATTACGCGCAGGCTCGTTTGCACGTATTAAGCTTGCAGCCAACTCTATTAGCGACGCGATTATTATCCCAGAACGTGCAATTGGTACCGACTTAAAAAATCGTTTTGTATTAACGGTTGGCGAAAACAACGTACTTGAATACAAACTTATCACTACAGGTGAGCGTTACGGTGCCTTACGTGCGGTTACATCGGGCCTTAACGAAGGTGATGTTATTGCTGTAAATGGCCCAGCTCGCGTAGGCCCTGGTATGCCAATCTCTCCGCAAACAGTAACAATTGATACAAGTGGTGTGGCATTTACATTGTTAAATGACAACGCACAACTTGTGGCTAAGCAATAA
- a CDS encoding efflux RND transporter permease subunit has product MKFSHFFIQRPIFAAMLSLVILIAGGISLFQLPVSEYPEVVPPTVVVTANYPGANPTVIAQTVATPLEQEINGTENMLYMFSQGTSDGRMTLTVTFALGTDLDRAQVQVQNRVNSALPRLPEEVQRLGVVAEKSSPDLTMVVHLYSPEKTHDTAYLSNYADLNIKDEIARLPGVGDIRMFGAGKYSMRVWLNPDALAARELTATDVVTALRSQNQQVAAGSLGAQPISNDSQFQILLNVKGRLNSIEEFEQVIIKVGDEGQLTRLSDIARVDLGQDTYALRAELDNQPALAMPIFQRPGSNAIELSDQVRETMARLSKDFPTGVEYDIVYDPTVFVRGSIDAVIATLLEAIVLVVIVVIVFLQTWRASIIPLIAVPISLIGTFAVMQWLGVSINTLSLFGLVLAIGIVVDDAIVVVENVERNIEKGLSPLEATRVAMSEVTGPIIAIALVLSAVFIPTAFITGLSGQFYKQFALTITISTIISAFNSLTLSPALAALLLKSHDAKPDAFTRLLNKLFGRWLFKPFNRVFNRGAKGYEKLVQKLIRMTVVVMVAYIALVGGTIKLFDTVPGGFIPQQDKQYLVAIAQLPDASSLDRTEDVLAQMQQIALEVPGVAHTVAFPGLSVNGFTNSPNSGIVFTPLESFDKRTDPSQSAMAIAAQLNKRFAAIDEAFVAVFPPPPIQGLGTTGGFKLQIEDRANKGFEALFNSLQAVITKAQQDPALMGLYSSFRIQVPQMDIDIDREQALIQGIPLDEVFNALQIYLGSVYVNDFNMFGRTYQVNAQADADYRLDPDQILNLKVRNRSGNMVPLGSVLTVTPTIGPDRVMHYNGYPSAELNGSPAPGYSSDQAQVAIEKVLADTLPTGIEYEWTEVTYQQVLAGNTMVYVFPLVVLLVFMVLAAQYESLRLPLAIILIVPMTIFSALLGVWFVGSDNNIFTQIALIVLVALASKNAILMVEFAKDRHDSGLSHLEAILEACRMRLRPILMTSIAFTAGVVPLVLATGAGAEMRHAMGNAVFSGMIGVTVFGLLFTPVFYMLVTNKKEKAQENTHD; this is encoded by the coding sequence ATGAAATTCTCGCATTTCTTTATACAGCGTCCAATATTTGCGGCCATGCTGTCATTGGTTATTTTAATTGCTGGTGGTATATCACTATTCCAATTACCAGTTAGTGAATACCCAGAAGTAGTTCCTCCAACAGTTGTTGTTACCGCTAACTACCCGGGTGCTAACCCTACCGTTATTGCGCAAACAGTGGCAACACCGCTGGAGCAAGAAATTAACGGCACTGAAAACATGCTATATATGTTTTCGCAAGGTACCAGTGATGGCCGCATGACACTAACGGTAACTTTTGCGTTAGGTACCGATTTAGATCGTGCTCAAGTACAAGTACAAAACCGTGTAAACAGTGCGCTTCCGCGTTTGCCAGAAGAAGTACAACGTTTAGGTGTTGTGGCTGAAAAGTCATCACCAGATTTAACCATGGTAGTGCATTTATACTCACCTGAAAAAACGCACGACACAGCTTACTTATCTAACTATGCTGATTTAAACATTAAAGATGAAATTGCGCGCTTACCAGGCGTAGGTGATATTCGCATGTTTGGTGCTGGCAAATACTCAATGCGAGTATGGCTAAACCCAGATGCACTTGCTGCACGCGAATTAACAGCAACAGATGTAGTAACAGCACTTCGCTCGCAAAACCAGCAAGTTGCTGCTGGTAGCTTAGGTGCACAACCAATTTCAAACGACAGTCAATTTCAAATATTGTTAAACGTTAAAGGTCGTTTAAACAGTATTGAAGAATTTGAACAAGTTATTATTAAAGTAGGCGACGAAGGTCAGTTAACGCGTTTATCTGATATAGCCCGTGTTGATTTAGGCCAAGACACTTACGCACTGCGTGCAGAGCTTGATAACCAACCAGCTCTTGCAATGCCAATATTCCAACGCCCAGGTTCAAACGCTATTGAGCTTTCTGATCAAGTACGCGAAACAATGGCGCGCTTATCAAAAGATTTCCCTACTGGTGTTGAATACGACATTGTGTACGATCCTACAGTATTTGTGCGCGGCTCAATTGACGCGGTAATTGCAACGTTGCTTGAAGCAATTGTACTGGTAGTTATTGTTGTTATTGTATTTTTACAAACCTGGCGTGCATCTATCATTCCGCTAATTGCTGTGCCTATTTCACTTATTGGTACATTTGCCGTAATGCAGTGGTTAGGTGTCTCAATTAATACCTTGTCGTTGTTTGGTTTAGTATTGGCCATAGGTATTGTTGTAGATGATGCGATTGTAGTTGTTGAAAACGTAGAGCGTAATATTGAAAAAGGCTTATCGCCACTTGAAGCAACCCGCGTTGCAATGAGCGAAGTAACAGGCCCTATTATTGCCATTGCGCTAGTACTAAGTGCTGTATTTATTCCTACTGCGTTTATTACCGGTTTATCAGGTCAGTTTTATAAGCAATTTGCACTTACAATTACAATTTCGACGATTATCTCAGCGTTTAACTCATTAACGTTATCGCCTGCACTTGCTGCATTGTTATTAAAATCGCATGATGCAAAACCAGATGCATTTACGCGTTTACTTAATAAATTGTTTGGTCGTTGGTTGTTTAAACCATTTAACCGCGTATTTAATCGTGGTGCTAAAGGTTACGAAAAACTGGTACAAAAACTAATTCGTATGACTGTTGTTGTAATGGTGGCTTACATTGCACTTGTTGGCGGCACAATTAAGTTATTTGATACCGTACCAGGTGGCTTTATTCCACAGCAAGATAAACAGTATTTAGTGGCTATTGCGCAGTTACCTGACGCATCAAGCCTTGATCGTACTGAAGACGTACTTGCTCAAATGCAGCAAATTGCATTAGAAGTACCAGGCGTTGCACATACTGTTGCTTTCCCTGGCTTATCAGTGAACGGTTTTACAAATAGCCCTAACAGCGGCATTGTATTTACACCACTTGAAAGCTTTGACAAACGTACCGACCCAAGCCAATCAGCGATGGCGATAGCGGCGCAGTTGAATAAACGTTTTGCCGCCATTGATGAGGCATTTGTAGCGGTATTTCCACCGCCGCCAATTCAAGGTTTAGGCACTACCGGTGGTTTTAAACTGCAAATAGAAGACAGAGCTAATAAAGGGTTTGAAGCACTATTTAATAGTCTGCAAGCCGTAATTACTAAAGCGCAACAAGACCCAGCATTAATGGGCCTGTACTCAAGTTTCCGTATCCAAGTTCCACAAATGGATATTGATATTGACCGTGAGCAAGCGCTTATTCAAGGTATTCCACTTGATGAAGTATTTAATGCCCTGCAAATTTATTTAGGCTCTGTGTACGTAAATGACTTTAATATGTTTGGTCGTACGTACCAAGTAAATGCACAGGCCGATGCTGACTACCGCTTAGACCCTGATCAAATACTTAATTTAAAAGTACGTAACCGCTCAGGTAATATGGTGCCACTAGGCTCAGTATTAACAGTAACTCCAACAATTGGTCCTGACCGTGTTATGCATTACAACGGTTACCCAAGTGCAGAACTAAATGGCAGCCCAGCGCCAGGTTATAGCTCTGATCAAGCACAAGTTGCTATTGAAAAAGTACTCGCAGACACACTACCAACAGGTATTGAATATGAGTGGACTGAAGTAACGTACCAACAAGTACTTGCCGGTAACACCATGGTTTATGTATTCCCGTTAGTTGTATTACTTGTATTTATGGTACTTGCAGCGCAGTACGAAAGCTTACGTTTACCACTGGCAATTATATTAATTGTACCAATGACTATTTTCTCAGCCTTGTTAGGTGTGTGGTTTGTTGGCTCTGACAACAACATATTCACCCAAATAGCGTTAATAGTTCTGGTCGCGTTGGCCTCTAAAAATGCAATATTGATGGTTGAATTTGCAAAAGATAGACACGACTCAGGCTTATCGCACTTAGAGGCAATACTTGAGGCATGTCGTATGCGCTTGCGCCCAATATTAATGACCTCAATTGCATTTACAGCAGGTGTTGTACCGTTAGTACTTGCCACCGGTGCAGGCGCCGAAATGCGACACGCAATGGGTAACGCAGTATTCTCAGGGATGATAGGTGTAACCGTGTTTGGCCTATTGTTTACGCCGGTATTTTATATGTTAGTGACTAACAAAAAAGAGAAAGCGCAGGAGAATACTCATGACTAA
- a CDS encoding zinc-binding dehydrogenase, with amino-acid sequence MPNTENLHEYIIPQTMRAIVLPEPNEAIDLADAELPVPICADNELLVKVEYVGLNPVDGQFAKTGFCKWQYPHILGLDAVGVVVKANKGVFPNVGQRVMWHANIGEQGALSEYTKVPNFAVSVVPSGLNPAIAATLPCAGMAALISLDKIGISEGDTIFIEGGAGAVGQFAIQYAKQRGADVFTTASKRNHKLVKQLGADVVFDYSDKKLCEKIRRELGPQGFDAVIDTIGGECTQRNIELMRFCGRIACLNPLPCFDQDLMYHRAPNISVVSIGGAWLANSLCAQQRLSFMGNLLLEGAVSGDIKHPEITPVDFSADSVSQALNKQLAGGFTGKQVVKVTK; translated from the coding sequence ATGCCAAATACTGAAAATTTACATGAATACATTATCCCGCAAACGATGCGCGCTATTGTACTGCCAGAACCAAATGAAGCAATTGACTTAGCGGATGCTGAGCTGCCTGTTCCTATTTGTGCAGATAACGAGCTGCTTGTAAAAGTAGAGTACGTTGGTTTAAATCCAGTTGATGGTCAATTTGCTAAAACAGGCTTTTGTAAATGGCAGTATCCACACATTTTAGGCTTAGATGCCGTAGGTGTTGTGGTTAAAGCTAATAAAGGCGTGTTTCCAAATGTTGGCCAGCGCGTTATGTGGCATGCCAACATTGGTGAGCAAGGTGCTTTGAGCGAATACACCAAGGTACCTAACTTTGCAGTGTCGGTTGTGCCAAGCGGTTTAAATCCGGCTATTGCTGCAACACTTCCATGTGCCGGTATGGCAGCACTTATTAGCTTAGATAAAATAGGCATTAGTGAAGGCGATACTATTTTTATTGAAGGCGGAGCCGGAGCGGTAGGGCAGTTTGCTATTCAATATGCAAAACAGCGCGGTGCAGATGTATTTACCACGGCATCAAAGCGTAATCATAAGTTGGTTAAGCAGTTAGGCGCTGATGTGGTTTTTGACTATAGCGATAAAAAGCTATGCGAAAAAATCCGCAGAGAACTTGGCCCACAAGGCTTTGATGCGGTTATTGATACGATAGGTGGTGAGTGTACTCAGCGTAATATTGAGTTAATGCGTTTTTGCGGACGTATTGCCTGCTTAAATCCGCTACCTTGTTTTGATCAAGACTTAATGTATCACCGAGCGCCTAATATTAGCGTAGTATCAATTGGTGGAGCATGGCTTGCTAATAGTTTATGTGCACAACAACGTTTGAGTTTTATGGGCAACCTGTTACTTGAAGGCGCTGTTAGTGGCGACATTAAACACCCAGAAATAACGCCCGTAGATTTTAGTGCTGACTCAGTATCGCAAGCGCTTAATAAACAACTTGCTGGTGGTTTTACCGGCAAGCAAGTTGTTAAAGTTACTAAGTGA
- a CDS encoding TolC family protein yields MTKLMQKRLKTSLTVSAVLVAAFLAGCASKIDTMSEQKAVNEFVAKANIASNVSVADETNWWKKLNSDQLNELVTGALANNYNLQTSQLTLKSALARLGEQKAQYLPQGGVNVGAARSDAPSVFDRQSSANVALDWQLDLFGRITALVDAANASAMSQAEQVRLLQIEVVSSVVKGFVSYQGNVEKQHIVTLQIEALEQSIDVLQARVDEGVANELDLNRTMAQLRQQQALMPAIEYAKYSDLSALAVLSGKLAQNIAIENEQGVLERDFSVALKNANNAIALRPDISRALFDFSQANSLSVAASKALLPDISLSAFAGVVSIDSTGLKNTDQQWQVAPQLQWSLLSYPALLAQRDAQQFLSEAAYSDYQQVVLTALSESELSLQLLVNQAQQKRFADERYDFANKAFLQAQAMYEEGQIPYLELLDARQDVLIAQENAVETTISSLLAKVNAYQSFNGQWSYALNDTNK; encoded by the coding sequence ATGACTAAATTAATGCAAAAAAGACTTAAAACAAGTCTAACTGTTAGTGCAGTATTAGTCGCTGCGTTTTTAGCCGGGTGTGCGAGTAAAATTGACACCATGAGTGAGCAAAAAGCCGTTAATGAATTTGTTGCTAAAGCTAATATTGCAAGTAACGTTAGCGTTGCTGATGAGACAAACTGGTGGAAAAAGCTTAATTCTGATCAACTAAATGAGCTTGTTACTGGTGCGCTTGCAAATAACTATAATTTGCAAACAAGCCAGCTAACACTTAAAAGCGCATTAGCGCGATTAGGAGAGCAAAAAGCCCAATACCTTCCGCAAGGTGGCGTAAATGTTGGCGCAGCTCGAAGCGATGCACCAAGCGTGTTTGACCGCCAATCAAGTGCAAATGTTGCACTTGATTGGCAGCTAGATTTATTTGGTCGCATAACAGCGTTGGTTGATGCAGCAAATGCATCAGCCATGAGCCAAGCAGAGCAAGTACGCTTATTACAAATTGAAGTTGTTTCGTCAGTTGTTAAAGGCTTTGTAAGTTATCAAGGGAATGTTGAAAAACAACACATTGTTACGCTTCAAATTGAAGCGCTTGAGCAAAGTATTGACGTTCTTCAAGCCCGTGTTGACGAAGGCGTCGCAAACGAGCTTGATTTAAACCGTACGATGGCGCAGCTTAGGCAGCAACAAGCACTAATGCCTGCCATTGAGTATGCAAAATACAGCGATTTATCTGCCCTTGCAGTACTAAGCGGTAAGTTAGCGCAAAATATTGCTATTGAAAACGAGCAAGGTGTGCTTGAACGTGACTTTAGCGTAGCACTAAAAAACGCTAATAATGCCATTGCCTTACGTCCAGATATTAGCCGTGCATTGTTTGATTTTAGCCAAGCAAATAGTTTAAGTGTTGCAGCTAGCAAAGCGTTATTACCAGATATTAGCTTATCTGCATTTGCAGGGGTTGTGAGTATAGATAGCACAGGCTTAAAAAATACCGACCAACAGTGGCAAGTAGCGCCGCAATTGCAATGGTCGTTATTAAGCTACCCAGCATTATTAGCACAGCGCGACGCGCAGCAGTTTTTAAGTGAAGCCGCTTACAGCGATTATCAACAAGTAGTATTAACTGCACTAAGTGAAAGTGAACTTTCACTGCAATTGTTGGTCAATCAAGCACAGCAAAAACGCTTTGCCGATGAGCGCTATGACTTTGCTAATAAAGCATTTTTACAAGCACAAGCAATGTACGAAGAAGGTCAAATTCCTTACCTTGAGTTGTTAGATGCGCGCCAGGATGTTTTAATAGCACAAGAAAATGCTGTTGAAACAACAATTTCTTCACTGCTTGCCAAAGTAAATGCTTACCAGTCATTTAATGGCCAATGGAGTTATGCGTTAAACGACACTAATAAGTAG